A genomic region of Metopolophium dirhodum isolate CAU chromosome 1, ASM1992520v1, whole genome shotgun sequence contains the following coding sequences:
- the LOC132934995 gene encoding uncharacterized protein LOC132934995 — MFTQEVVGRQQLWSLRIITSRHFSRISALNRNRKSIYRIIMSGYLAIIVLVSLQILRVMSINEFPEKKVQNIWLADMDDKQIASRIERSDQFETASDVLMKDASVYPKITRRGFAGEEFFLKASKSVPRIGRRNNDIQETPKRSLSKDQVNMVEYWPYLQPNDINDLTRKHDFDLPYNCQQLDAKTIFLVDMYNFVCNDQFYCCAPAKRAIANSPNANSL; from the exons ATGTTTACTCAGGAAGTTGTTGGACGGCAACAGTTGTGGAGTCTACGCATCATCACGAGTCGACATTTTTcg AGAATTTCTGCATTGAACCGGAACCGGAAGTCGATATACAGAATAATTATGAGTGGATATTTGGCAATTATCG TTTTGGTGTCCTTGCAAATACTGCGCGTAATGTCGATTAACGAATTCCCGGAGAagaaagtacaaaatatttggttGGCGGACATGGACGACAAGCAAATCGCGTCCAGGATCGAACGCAGTGATCAGTTTGAGACGGCCAGTGACGTCCTAATGAAGGACGCAAGTGTGTACCCGAAGATTACCCGCCGTGGGTTCGCGGGAGAGGAATTTTTCTTGAAGGCGTCGAAGTCGGTGCCCAGGATCGGTCGTAGGAACAACGATATTCAGGAAACGCCCAAAAGATCATTGAGCAAA GATCAAGTGAACATGGTGGAATACTGGCCGTACTTGCAGCCGAACGACATCAACGACTTGACCAGGAAACATGACTTCGACTTGCCATACAACTGTCAACAACTCGACGCCAAAACGATTTTTTTGGTGGACATGTACAACTTTGTCTGCAACGATCAGTTCTATTGCTGTGCGCCGGCAAAGCGCGCCATAGCCAACTCTCCAAACGCGAATTCCTTGTGA